A genomic region of Armatimonadota bacterium contains the following coding sequences:
- a CDS encoding DUF1156 domain-containing protein, whose translation MADRRLIEVAFPVKGATIDSAHEKKVRHGHISTLHTWSARLPLFVQGGEECKLSLLPKCKPPHPTSDISQ comes from the coding sequence ATGGCTGATCGTCGTTTAATCGAAGTGGCGTTTCCTGTGAAAGGAGCAACTATTGATTCCGCGCATGAGAAGAAAGTTCGGCATGGGCATATATCCACACTTCACACCTGGTCCGCGAGACTGCCGCTGTTTGTGCAAGGTGGCGAGGAGTGCAAGCTATCCTTGCTACCTAAATGCAAGCCTCCCCACCCTACCTCAGACATCTCACAATAG